The genomic segment gtctccactcagaatcgttattcttatacaatgatattatatcatcaaattcaagtttaatacaatccatcataaattgacccacttgtaacttactgtacagcagagcgacatctacttaaCCACtttttaatatacgtatttacgTATGTCGACGAACAACGCGGCATAAACTAGTGTATAGCACGTATTTATTTACGTAAGTTTAAGGCTGCGTCAGTTATTACgcgattgaatattattatttactatttccCGGTTATTTACtcctaaaattttatataacaatattcaacgtctttattacttttacttattatttttagtacctacttaaatatttttttattcaatatttcaacttatttatctttataattcaaaaatgtctttattttttatgcaatatttcaactatttttatttatttttatacgaacTCTTTTGTACTTATGTTAGATAATATACGCACCTTCAAGCAAAATAATGATCGATGGATTTATATAATCCAGCGGAGACGTGGAATCCAAGTTTATGTAttggtatgtatttatattcgcaaaaataaaacattacaacTTACATTACGCTAACGAGTTCAGTTTCTTTTTGATTCTGGTTGATCTTACTGGTACGCGTGCCTGCTCTCTTTTAAAGTTGTAAGTTCGTTAGTCCTGGGAGTTGTTGAAAGGTTATTTATCTTCCAACGATGAATCGTATTGAACTGTCTCTGCGGAATCAGTGAAATCGAAACTGATGTGTGTTCTTCAAATCAACTGCCCAGATTTAATTGAATTGCTCGCTTGACTTTACTGGACTCCAACGTAAGACTCCGTACTCGACTGCGCAGACAGTAGTAAACCAATACCATGCAAGTGGCGTACCGTGGTATGAGGATGTATTTCAGGTGTAATAAATATAGACTCGGTTGGAAATGTTTAAGTTGTATTTATCAAAGTTGATTCTTCAGTGAAATTATTCCAAGTCCAAAAATTGACATTCGTTATACTCTGACTAACACGAAGGTGCTCGCATAAGCTCGGGTGAACTACGTATGAATCCAGGCCGTTTCGAAAGCCACTCTCCCACTGTCTACTGTCTAGTATCTACATTCCCACAGATACTGTGTTCGTATAAAATCTTCTCGGAAATAATAGTAACGACCCACGCTTGATCTGTAAAACCACATTCCGGTGAGCAGTGTGTTATGTACTATGCATCGTAtagctatatatgtatataatattattatatataaacatgataATTTGGGTATATAGTAGTAttcgtatattatcatatttataagcTATCCGCTTTCTTAGAAACGTGTATTACTGCTCGTCTGTTTCGAGGTAATCTGCTTTCTTAACCGgttcagttaatattttataatattatattatgtatattttatttgtaatgtgGACCTAAGGCCAACCTAGCCTTCTtcgtgataattatttatttttttaatattagttctaTTAGCTATTACGTAGTAAGCTGGCTTACTACACTACAAtacaacgaataatattattcattataatattatacaatttacctgCGTATAAACGAGTGATATGCTTATTGAATCGTAATTGAGTAACAATCTGCATCGACCGCGAAATTCGTTCAACTCGTCAATAATCGTTTTTACCGCGAAATCGTCGCGGATCCGTCCTTCTTTTCTCGCTCAGCTCACTATGCTCGCCGCCCACACGACTGGCAACCAGTGTTTAGAGTGACTGGGAAAAATGTCGTTTAAATCCAATACGATCGTTTTTTCCGTTTTCCAAcaatatatctataggtatacaacaaACAATAGCttgcttaataaaataattttaccgcaggtagattgcttacttcataatattaatactgctcgcataatcaaAAGCTagtttcacgtttttttttatttatcttatttcatgtaaatgtatttaatttaagttttataagtgCCTAATTGAttctacctactatttattgttttggttaattatttaaatcatatttaatttgattcgttataagttataatatcgaTGGCTAAGAGGCCAAAAGTTGTATGTccaatttttctcaaaatcgttttattagtatataataaaaccgaatgtatattattttatgatagatTTATACtttcatcaataaaattttCTGACTTAAAGTTGTGTTCAAGTTTTTGTCGAGACGTTTGTGGCCAATAACACTTTTGGAAAAGGAAGCAAGACACTTCGCGTAGTACTGACCTTCTATTCAAATACTCGTTATCGTGGCCAGTTGTTTGAGAGTATAGTGACGTTACATGACCTTACACTTTAGTCACCAAAAGgagagttataatataatttattatattataagtatttacagCTGGTTTTGATATTTACTCGTTTGAAGGTCtgaccttttttaaattagttttaagtctacacatacctacctaaacacACGGCAATTGTAAATTTCACAGATTTATGGGTAGTCGATTTTAAAGTTggattaataacatattaacatgcAAATTCCACCAGTACATACCTTTCACCTAAAACACTATAGATAATAAACAATTCATTActatctatgtaaaaaatatgtaaacttCACACCTGTTAAAATCCACagtttacaattgtttttagtatTCCTACATATCAACTATAAtctatcttattttattttttttcatttatttaataataatttatatgatgttaattttataacaggTAAAAAAACGGtgaatgtacatttattttttaggtaagtacctagtaAAAAAGTAGCATCGGAGTTTATATGCAAAAAAAGATCAAAATCGGTGCAATTTACATGCGCACCCAAACacacttaacataatatatttacgccACATAgttcaatactttttaaaagatGAACTTAAATAATCCTAGCCGTGCTATAACACCACTATACACAATATTACTCTTGTACATCACACTTTAAGGTTAATCAGTAGGACGAGTTAAACAAtaacacacaaaatattaagtacctaaccaTGATCGTAGATTATATACGTTCCCATTTCAAATGGTATctattatacaatgtgttcGATTTTAAGTCACTCCAACAAGTTCCATTAATATAGAACtcacatacaaataaaaatatgtttttaattcagttttaaaataatttgataacttCAAATACTAAGCgtgaatatttctttattaagtactttataaaatacaatgtttggaaatgataatcaaaatttaaagcAAAATACCCATGATCACTAAttttatggaaaattaaaatgttttcattagtttattagttattatcaacattaattaaagaaaaattaaatgtttgatttttgaaagttattatttaaaaaattagaatcagggcaataaattgtttatgtaaaAAAGTACAAACCATCAACCTGCCTTCCAGTAATACCTAGACCCTGAAAAGTTCAGTTGTGTTGAGTTTTTATCTTCTGAAGTGGACCGCCTATGTCGTAGATCGTCTCTGGGTTTTTTCAACCGCAACAACATTGATCCTTTGGGGGTCGTCGCCTGTGAATAAAACATCATGCGTGACAAGCCTTTGCAAGATGTGGTGCCGCTAACCGCCATAATGTTCATCACGGAGTTCGTCATCTTGTACAACTTTTGTGTATGCGAGAACAAGATAAATAGAAAACGAATTAATCAACGTAAACACAATACTATGTGAAGAAGCtcaaattatacaaaatcaCGTATCTGTGGTAAAAGCAATAATTTCGTCAACATCTAAAAACTACATTGTGCAGGTTCTAGGTTACTTTGTTCGGTCAAAAAAAAAAGAGCAAAACACGGACACATTATTGTACTGTTATATAGTAAACTATACataaagcatatattatattgtatatataagttatatacccaagtagtaagtatatattatatattataatgtaaattattaaaatgtaaaattaaaaattaaataaaaagtaaatcacaaatgttttaaaatatagtatattaacaataatcaaaataatctaAGTTTTTTTAGGTAACAGGTTACATAACAGCCAAATATTATTtggtgctataatatatttataaattaatttaggaacTTGATGacctagttaaatataattgtatattgtgtataatagtaCGAAGTGTCCGTGTTCTGCAATCTAAAGTTTTGGCTGACcatacaaagtgtccgcgttacGCATTTTAAACAAAGTGACCGTTTACCGTTTATCCAGGGACGTAGCCAGATGGgggtattataaatttaatttttgattgattAATGAGAAACCCGAAAACATATCATTAtcttaattgattattataatatgaaattaaaaaaatggtatgatctattttcagttaatttaataataaattcaaataggtTTTCAGATGCACTGGTTATAAAACCCAATATTATTGTAGgcacaatttataaacttaCGACACTTCTGATCTGGTGTTTACCCATCGGTTTGAGGACATGGCCGTTTAGTCTGTATTCTTTTCCATTGTCGAGTTTTAGTGGCAGCGTGGCTGATTGTGACATACAGGAAAACAACCAACTGATCCACATTTGCATAGTCACCTAAtgacagaataataataatgcgtgaGATCGATAAAAGTGGTTtggcatatttttaaatcatatttcttcattataattcatataatataatatatgatgagtGACCTTACGTCTTATCCCTCATTTAATAATCATCAGGAAATTTATTCAGCGTTGTGCAATAAGGAAAATAGGCTCATTCTAATGCGTTTggcaacattttaataattaatatttataatttttaaaaatagtcgaagtattattatactagatccagtataatatctattatatttgtttcacatttttataaaaaattttaaagatttcttattatcattaatacaaatattttaataattatattataatgaactcgtttgaaatttaaattagatacctacttaaacattttcaaaaacattatccACTACGTGGCCGTAGGTGGATATTTAAACTTGTGTAGGTATCTGCAAATAACTATATTGCCTGTAggccataaatattattatcacttatcGTATATCGAAATAAACCCTCTTCTACgatctcataaaaattaaaatattttattggattcAGCTTggttaataaagttaataaattgaaaatttgagtaaaaacaacataattaaaacTCATGGTACAAGTAGGACGTCTTTGTATACcccaaaatataattgaaaattaaacaatgtttttttttatacaaaaacaagTATATTCAGTATTAAACAATAAAGACAATACGTCAAAAGTATAATACCTGATAAATAGGATTGTActgaatctatatatataaaaagacttgtcctgggtgattcatcatcgcctagccggaattgctgaagctatggatatgaaattttcagtaaatgtacttaatactatgtataggcgcactaagaaaggatttgtcgaaatttgcattttaaagaggtgctcaaacggggatcttgaggttcacgatggaaattggaaatttcatttttatttattttttaaatagttgccattggttacagtctacagaagaaattagtatttatttaatatttgtttccattggttatttgggaagatcaggtacaagctagcactaaataaaattattgaacattgcagcaagttaaacccaaaaacagttgaacaatcataattttttNNNNNNNNNNNNNNNNNNNNNNNNNNNNNNNNNNNNNNNNNNNNNNNNNNNNNNNNNNNNNNNNNNNNNNNNNNNNNNNNNNNNNNNNNNNNNNNNNNNNNNNNNNNNNNNNNNNNNNNNNNNNNNNNNNNNNNNNNNNNNNNNNNNNNNNNNNNNNNNNNNNNNNNNNNNNNNNNNNNNNNNNNNNNNNNNNNNNNNNNNNNNNNNNNNNNNNNNNNNNNNNNNNNNNNNNNNNNNNNNNNNNNNNNNNNNNNNNNNNNNNNNNNNNNNNNNNNNNNNNNNNNNNNNNNNNNNNNNNNNNNNNNNNNNNNNNNNNNNNNNNNNNNNNNCGCCCCAAATTTCCCCTTCCATGTCACCGCCGCCGACACCGCGAACCGCCGCGCCGCCGACGAGCAGACGATAGAGCAATAGACCGACGAGCAGATATATAGATATGTCTCGGATAATCAAAACTTTATcgataacacattataatattattaatttcgatTTTAAAAACATGGTGGCATGACGTGTCATTTATGATTCTATTATAACGCTTGCCGCAATAATCGACGACGCACACAGGCTTTCCCAACAGGAGTAGTAGTGGGGGTAGGCATGCTGTACTCGCTCGCACCACTGACCACATACCATTAACCTAACCTAGGGGTACAAGGGCTGATGAAGTAAAGTCATGTCTAAAAGCTTCATATTTGTGGCCACATATCCAGAAAGTTGCACTTCATAAAAATATGAGGGTTCATGTGAAAGGTGACACATCTGCTGGGATTTTCGCTGAGATGTTACTTAAAATAGGAGACGGAAATTTCCCTTCATTGGAAGGTGAGATCACTATTCCGTCAAATTTGTGTACAGTTGTTAGCTCTTTATCAGAACTAACTTCCAGAATTTACccagatataataaatatcaagatGAAACCCATCGAATGGTTGTGCGAGCGAGCCATCTTAACTCCAAAGAACGACAAGGCAGCCGAAATCAATGAAATTCTACTAAAGGcatttaatgaaaaatctgTTGAATATAAATCTTTTGATTCGGTGATCCAATCGGATGATGCTGTCCATTACCCTTTAGAATTTCTTAATACTCTGAATCCTTCTGGTCTTCCATCACATAAACTTATCCTTAAAATTGGAGCACCTATAATGTTACTAAGAAATCTTAACCCACCTAAATTGTGTAATGGAACTAGATTGCAAGTTAAATCTCTgcacaaaaatgtaatagaagctATAGTTATCACTGGGTGTGCTAGAGGAGATATAGTTTTAATCCCGAGAATAACGTTAATCCCAACTGATTATCCCTTTGAGTTTAAAAGAATACAATTCCCACTCAAAGTTTGCTTTGCTATGACTATTAATAAGTCTCAAGGACAATCATTGAGCATGGCAGGGATTGACATAAGAGAAGAATGTTTTTCACATGGACAGTTCTATGTCGCATGTTCTAGAGTTAGCTCTGCCAGTAGTTTGGTTATTTTAGCACCAAAAGGCAGTACCAAAAATACTGTTTATAAAGAGGTATTgagattaacaaaatatgtcaatataaatattggtggatttttataaaaccataatgtatataataattttacaataataataagaagtaaaaatagtaataataggaataatactaataatagtaataataattataataatacgtaaaacatttttttcaattacagaaagttataattttttgggtatattttatttcaacatttcGTCGATTAGAATTGTATCttacaatttgttttcaaaatattaaaataaagtaattttttgctGACTTCTGATTGTAACAATACATGGGCAACCTAGGATAAACTTATCTAAAAGCAgcctgtaataaatataaaactgataaaataaaagttatagtaGGTTACACAAAAAAACTGTACACGGGCGAAGCCGGGTTATTCAGCTAGTTGTATATATAATTCCacttaaatgcaaaaaaagatttaaaactgTAGTAAAAAGTGGACAAGAAAGAAGaaactaaacatattttcatcATGGGAACATTATAAATAGTAACATAGTCTTATAAGAATATCTTATCCGACACACATAAACAATAcacaaactaataattaaaaaaatgtctttagcTTGATTTCTCTGTTCGAGCATGGGTTTTCCTATTGAATAGGtacagtagaaaaaaaaactacctgATATAATCCAATtcaaagaaaatgtatgaatcataaatatgtattaataagtatccattaattgtatattataatataatatacacaaagtgagaattaggtaggtacattttacattttattcatttctatggttaTAAACAAAGTGTTACGTGAATTTAGTTAGTAAGTAAAAATATCTCCACCCagttcaaaatcataatatttatgtaaaaaatgatataatttattgtttatttttatacctataatgttgATACATGATTTAGGAATTTGTGCTTGATATGCAAAAGTTGCATTGATATCTCGCAGTAAAAGACTACCTTCAAGATTTACACCAAACAGAAGTTGCTCACTAGCTTTGAAATGATAGCAGCATTGCACCCCGCTGAACTCAATGTAGTATTGATTGTGGTAACAtcatcatctaaaaaaaaagtaagttttaGTTGATGAATTCCTTGATTTAAGCtagttttaatttagtttatgaaaaaaattgttttattattacatatatatatcttCCCAAGAAATTAAATACTGTTATATGCCCATTTGGAATTTGTGGATTATGTTGGTGAATGACTTCAGCACCTACTAATGTTTTGTTATTCAAAGCATAAAAATACTGAGATTTATAAATTCccgtataattgaataaatcagGATTGACTAAGCACAGGGTATCTGTCTGCTTTATATTTAGCAGTTGTTTGAACTCCATTTGTTTTGAACTCTTGAAACTATTGTGAAAAacactacatatatatattatatattatatttttttttttaaacaatggattataataagataattaattatttgagtgTTAAGtttgattttcatattatttcagggttgtacattaatatttgtagACATATTTCCATGGGGATAAAAAGTCACCATCTATCAAAAGAGGATTGAAATCTCCAGGCCCAATCTGATTTGAACCAACAAGTGTAGATCCAAGTTTGTAGTTTGATGTTTGACTGCTTGCTCCAATGAGTAGACTGTGGCTAACATAAAAATGATTGCTCAGTCCTTTATTAATGACAGGTCAGATGCCCTCAAAGGTCATAGGAAACAGTTCTGAAATGAAAATagatcaat from the Acyrthosiphon pisum isolate AL4f chromosome X, pea_aphid_22Mar2018_4r6ur, whole genome shotgun sequence genome contains:
- the LOC100162177 gene encoding uncharacterized protein LOC100162177 — encoded protein: MQMWISWLFSCMSQSATLPLKLDNGKEYRLNGHVLKPMGKHQIRSVLYKMTNSVMNIMAVSGTTSCKGLSRMMFYSQATTPKGSMLLRLKKPRDDLRHRRSTSEDKNSTQLNFSGSRYYWKAG
- the LOC115033191 gene encoding uncharacterized protein LOC115033191, with translation MRVHVKGDTSAGIFAEMLLKIGDGNFPSLEGEITIPSNLCTVVSSLSELTSRIYPDIINIKMKPIEWLCERAILTPKNDKAAEINEILLKAFNEKSVEYKSFDSVIQSDDAVHYPLEFLNTLNPSGLPSHKLILKIGAPIMLLRNLNPPKLCNGTRLQVKSLHKNVIEAIVITGCARGDIVLIPRITLIPTDYPFEFKRIQFPLKVCFAMTINKSQGQSLSMAGIDIREECFSHGQFYVACSRVSSASSLVILAPKGSTKNTVYKEVLRLTKYKLLTSFEMIAALHPAELNVVLIVVTSSSKKKKLNTVICPFGICGLCW